The genomic window AATCAGAAGCGCTGCAAACGTGGTTTTGCCGACGCCTCCTTTGCCACTGACTGCTAGTTTCATCGGTTATATCCTTTTCTTATTATAGCGGCGAAGCCGCGTTACGTAGAATCGCAAAGCGATTGTACACAATATAACACAGGATGGGGTTCGGGCAAGTGACGAATTTCATAAAATTATTTCCATTGATTCGAAAGGAATTCAAGTTAAAACCTTGACTGGTCAAAATATTAAATATAAATAATTTTTTTTAACACTTTACTTGCCGGGTGTGCAGAAAGAGGTGATGGATGCCGAAGGTTGCCGGAACGTTGCATTTTTCAAAATATCTTTTGATTGTCGGGTTGCTGCTCTTTTCCTTATTTTCAGTTTCCATGGCCAAAGATGCCGGCAAAAATCAAGGTCCGCCGCCGGTGCCGGTTCGGGTCGCCATGGTGGAGCAAAAAATGGTTTCAGACCAGATATCTCTGGTTGGAACCACCGCAGCCGTTGCAACCAGCACAATTGCCTCAGAGGTGTCCGGAGTGGTTGAATATTTTCCCGTTAAGGAAGGTGACTTCGTCAAAAAAGGCGATTTGCTGGCCAGGTTGAGATCTGCCGAACTTAAGATTCGCCTAAAAGGTGCCGTGGCTGCCGGAGAGATGATCAGGGCAAAACTTGAAAATGCTGAAAAAGATCTTAACCGATACAGTAAACTGAAGGATACCGACAGCATTTCCGCCAGAATTTATGATGAGACGCTTTATAATCACCGGGCGCTTTCCCAGGAATTGCTGCGCAGTCAAGCGGACATCGAGCATCTTGAGTATGACATCAACCAAACCAAAACCGTTGCGCCTTTTTCAGGATTTGTCGCCAAAGAGCACACCCAGGTCGGGGAATGGATCAACGTCGGCGGACCGGTGGTTGATCTGGTTGATCTCGGTAAAATTAAAGTTTCCGTGGATGTGCCCGAGCGCTATGCAGTAAAGCTGTCCGCCCGGGACGAGGTGAAGGTAACGATATCAAGCATCTCAAACGACCAGCATTCCGGCCGCATATACGCCCTCCTGCCCCGGGCGGATCCGGATTCCAGAACATTTCCGGTAGACATATACCTCGGAAACCCGGACTTTAAAATAAAAAGCGGTATGGAGGCCCTAGTAACTTTGGGTTTGGAGACCGCAAAACAGGCGCTGCTGGTACCCAAAGATGCGGTGGTGACCGCCGGAGACGACCGGTTGGTTTTTATGGTTGCCGATGGTAAGGCCGTGCCGGTACCTGTTAAGATTCTCGGCTATTATGATGGCGATGTAGCCGTAGAAGGAAATCTAAAACCGGGGATTCAGGTTGTGATTCGCGGTAATGAACGACTCAGACCCGGACAACCGGTATCGGTTATCAAGTAATTCATCACGAAAGCACGAAAGCACGAAATAGTAAGAATGGAGAATGCTTATCACAGAGAAATTGGCGTTGAAACTTTTGAAAAGAACAAAGGAAAACATCAGGTTAAA from Candidatus Desulfatibia profunda includes these protein-coding regions:
- a CDS encoding efflux RND transporter periplasmic adaptor subunit, encoding MPKVAGTLHFSKYLLIVGLLLFSLFSVSMAKDAGKNQGPPPVPVRVAMVEQKMVSDQISLVGTTAAVATSTIASEVSGVVEYFPVKEGDFVKKGDLLARLRSAELKIRLKGAVAAGEMIRAKLENAEKDLNRYSKLKDTDSISARIYDETLYNHRALSQELLRSQADIEHLEYDINQTKTVAPFSGFVAKEHTQVGEWINVGGPVVDLVDLGKIKVSVDVPERYAVKLSARDEVKVTISSISNDQHSGRIYALLPRADPDSRTFPVDIYLGNPDFKIKSGMEALVTLGLETAKQALLVPKDAVVTAGDDRLVFMVADGKAVPVPVKILGYYDGDVAVEGNLKPGIQVVIRGNERLRPGQPVSVIK